One window of Brevibacillus choshinensis genomic DNA carries:
- a CDS encoding inositol monophosphatase family protein produces MGDLRGQGCSHSWKKIIELRRESRIEVTYKNAGELVTSADFVSDQIIREAIASAYPKYGILSEETTDGVWAKNIFEGPLWIIDPLDGTVNYARNLPHFAISVAIAVDGVVWAGAVHAPDLGVTYVGIRGGGARCNDEQLHIHRFETLSEAVIGTGFPHDKEKVHPALARVNLLTTHCRDIRRLAAPTLDICYVASGRLDAHTERLAPWDVAAAVSSPVKLEQILATLERFLRIFHLNYAEKK; encoded by the coding sequence ATGGGCGACCTTCGCGGACAAGGTTGTTCGCATAGCTGGAAAAAAATTATCGAATTACGGAGAGAGTCTCGCATAGAGGTAACATATAAGAACGCAGGAGAACTTGTAACCTCAGCAGACTTTGTCTCTGATCAGATTATTCGTGAAGCAATTGCTAGTGCTTACCCTAAATATGGTATTCTCTCTGAAGAAACGACCGATGGAGTTTGGGCTAAAAATATCTTTGAAGGTCCTCTTTGGATTATTGATCCGTTGGACGGTACGGTAAACTATGCACGTAATCTTCCCCATTTTGCTATCTCCGTGGCCATTGCCGTAGATGGCGTTGTTTGGGCAGGGGCTGTGCATGCTCCAGATTTGGGAGTAACCTATGTAGGTATTCGAGGAGGGGGTGCTCGTTGTAATGATGAACAGCTTCATATTCATCGTTTTGAAACCTTATCGGAAGCTGTAATCGGAACCGGATTCCCCCATGATAAAGAAAAAGTGCACCCAGCGCTTGCAAGAGTGAATCTCTTAACCACCCATTGTAGAGACATCCGCCGTTTGGCTGCTCCGACCCTAGATATCTGTTATGTAGCATCCGGTCGTCTGGACGCGCATACAGAGAGGTTAGCTCCGTGGGACGTCGCAGCAGCAGTCTCATCGCCCGTGAAGCTGGAGCAAATACTGGCCACGTTGGAGCGGTTCCTACGGATATTCCACTTGAATTATGCGGAGAAGAAATAG
- a CDS encoding MFS transporter produces MSLNKKGFFIMTTALTICSLGDTFGLLALEWMVYLLTGSKLSMGTLALCRGIPEVAGRLVGAPLIDRIDKGRLLIGLNVIRFTAIAVPVSCAFFDALQLWHLYVAAIITGLCNALFDPAALAIVPMLTDKNRLVKSYAILDGFRSGASLVGPILAGSMIAIIGVDYTLAINAVCYLLSAAFICFLPLKSHKREQVVVRDSSYVSEIVEGLSFFKQYPPMLVIMILVAISNMCSMAVWTMMVPFVQDTLQKDASGMGLLGTSVSVGTLVALFILSLIGDVKKRRIPMLGSLICIGLLYVVLGSSSNFQTALVVSVLLGMAGPFFSSFSTALFGGLVSDGMRGRVMAVRYLVGGSLAPLGGFLGGAVAQVLGVPFMFSLAGLLPLAAGLSGCFIPLLKELDGEISEVASRKRGTKSKHTVST; encoded by the coding sequence GTGTCGTTGAACAAAAAGGGCTTCTTCATCATGACCACAGCGTTAACGATCTGCAGCTTAGGAGATACCTTCGGATTGCTTGCTCTTGAATGGATGGTCTATCTGCTGACTGGTTCGAAGCTGTCTATGGGGACTCTTGCCCTATGCAGGGGAATCCCCGAAGTTGCAGGACGGCTTGTGGGGGCTCCGTTAATAGATCGAATCGACAAGGGACGACTGTTGATTGGTCTTAATGTTATCCGTTTTACAGCCATCGCCGTTCCGGTGTCGTGTGCTTTCTTCGATGCACTGCAATTGTGGCATCTGTACGTAGCTGCCATCATCACTGGATTATGCAATGCGCTTTTTGACCCGGCTGCATTGGCGATTGTACCGATGCTTACTGACAAGAATCGTCTCGTGAAAAGCTACGCGATTCTTGACGGATTCAGAAGTGGTGCCTCTCTTGTAGGTCCAATATTGGCAGGGTCAATGATCGCGATTATCGGGGTAGACTACACATTGGCCATAAATGCTGTCTGTTATCTTCTCTCTGCGGCTTTCATCTGCTTTTTGCCCCTAAAGAGTCACAAGCGTGAGCAGGTAGTCGTAAGAGATAGCAGTTATGTGAGCGAGATCGTAGAAGGATTATCGTTCTTTAAACAGTATCCACCTATGCTTGTCATCATGATTCTCGTCGCGATATCCAATATGTGTTCCATGGCAGTTTGGACGATGATGGTACCTTTCGTGCAGGATACGCTTCAAAAAGATGCAAGCGGGATGGGCTTACTTGGGACATCCGTATCAGTCGGAACTTTGGTGGCGTTGTTCATTTTATCGCTGATCGGAGATGTAAAAAAAAGGAGAATCCCAATGCTGGGGAGTTTAATCTGCATCGGCCTGCTATACGTCGTTCTGGGTTCCAGCTCCAACTTTCAGACAGCTCTAGTCGTATCAGTATTGCTTGGGATGGCTGGCCCTTTTTTCAGCTCGTTCAGCACTGCCTTGTTCGGGGGGTTGGTCTCCGATGGGATGCGCGGCCGAGTGATGGCGGTACGATATCTCGTTGGGGGATCTCTTGCACCATTGGGCGGATTTCTAGGAGGAGCAGTCGCCCAAGTACTAGGAGTGCCATTCATGTTTTCTCTAGCGGGATTGTTACCGTTAGCAGCAGGCTTGAGCGGCTGCTTCATTCCTTTACTTAAGGAATTGGATGGAGAGATCTCAGAGGTGGCTTCGAGGAAAAGAGGGACAAAAAGCAAACATACCGTTTCCACTTAA
- a CDS encoding ArsR/SmtB family transcription factor has translation MALTLEIDFAPAHELASSFYAFTHKSSHKVLELGASWVKSVKNRLPENFLKEIANDPEVCDLSLLVWACPGERTPEGFLTWLSGLSSGDLFDLFSRWSDQVPADLISKRDKLVWMLSEWNEQYFSQVDPAILTGLHQNAETMRSLIPLMTPIELMEKATNGFRLNPNDKLEKIILIPQYHFRPANTSSHYERLSFTKYPVDALPVGTDEPSPSLLRFTRGLSDENRLHILRFIAKTPQTFSDIVRFCGLSKGTVHYHLMLLRAAGLVRVSMTGNLVEYSVRREALKDLNSQLTHYLVEL, from the coding sequence ATGGCCCTCACTTTGGAAATCGATTTTGCTCCGGCACACGAGCTAGCATCCAGCTTTTATGCTTTTACCCACAAAAGCAGCCACAAAGTGCTGGAGCTCGGGGCGTCTTGGGTAAAATCGGTAAAGAATCGTTTACCTGAGAATTTTCTTAAAGAGATCGCCAATGACCCAGAGGTATGTGATCTGAGCCTACTGGTGTGGGCTTGTCCCGGAGAACGAACACCGGAAGGATTTCTCACTTGGCTGTCGGGACTCTCGTCTGGTGATTTGTTTGACTTGTTTTCCCGTTGGAGCGATCAGGTACCGGCTGACCTAATCTCGAAGCGTGACAAGTTAGTTTGGATGCTAAGTGAATGGAACGAGCAGTATTTTTCCCAGGTGGACCCTGCGATCCTGACAGGACTCCACCAAAACGCCGAGACCATGCGATCGTTGATACCACTGATGACTCCCATAGAGTTGATGGAAAAAGCCACTAACGGATTCCGGCTGAATCCCAACGACAAACTGGAGAAAATCATCCTGATTCCACAGTACCATTTTCGACCTGCGAACACGTCCTCACACTATGAACGGCTCAGCTTCACCAAATATCCAGTTGATGCACTACCGGTCGGGACAGACGAACCATCTCCTTCTCTGTTGCGCTTTACCCGTGGCCTTTCGGATGAGAATCGATTGCATATCCTTCGATTTATTGCGAAAACGCCCCAAACCTTTAGCGATATTGTCCGTTTTTGCGGATTATCTAAAGGGACAGTCCACTACCATCTCATGCTCTTGCGTGCAGCGGGTCTAGTGCGGGTCAGTATGACAGGCAACCTTGTCGAGTATAGCGTGCGGCGTGAAGCTTTAAAGGATCTAAACTCGCAATTAACTCACTATCTGGTTGAATTGTAA
- a CDS encoding response regulator transcription factor → MYRIFIVEDDVKIGTILKKNMEKYGFEAVCVSQFRDMMPELEVYEPHLILLDINLPYFDGYYWCRQIRTRWNMPIIFLSARDGEMDQVMAIENGGDDYITKPIQLDLLMAKIKSLIRRVYGEYAAMTGPVSTVRGMHEGRLDAQGLLLHLGRNEMEWLGQKVELTKNERLLAESLMQHAGQIVSRELLLEALWDDVQFVDDNTLTVNVTRLRKKLELLGLPKAIETVRGQGYKLYLDEE, encoded by the coding sequence ATGTACCGTATTTTTATTGTAGAAGACGACGTGAAAATAGGCACGATCCTGAAAAAGAATATGGAGAAATACGGATTTGAGGCTGTATGCGTTTCACAATTTCGCGATATGATGCCGGAGTTGGAAGTGTATGAGCCTCATTTGATTCTGCTAGATATTAATCTTCCGTATTTTGACGGCTATTATTGGTGCAGGCAAATCCGTACGCGTTGGAATATGCCAATCATCTTCTTATCTGCCCGAGATGGTGAGATGGATCAGGTAATGGCAATTGAAAACGGTGGGGATGATTACATAACAAAGCCGATTCAATTGGATCTTTTGATGGCGAAGATAAAAAGTTTGATCAGGAGAGTTTATGGCGAGTACGCCGCTATGACGGGACCTGTTTCTACCGTTCGGGGCATGCATGAAGGTAGGCTAGATGCACAAGGCTTACTGCTGCATCTCGGCCGCAATGAGATGGAATGGCTGGGGCAAAAAGTTGAGCTAACTAAAAATGAGCGGTTGTTGGCTGAATCCTTAATGCAACATGCTGGACAGATCGTCTCACGCGAGCTACTCCTGGAGGCTCTTTGGGATGATGTACAGTTCGTCGATGATAACACGTTAACTGTCAATGTGACGAGGCTACGGAAGAAACTGGAGTTGCTTGGGTTGCCAAAAGCGATTGAGACGGTTCGTGGCCAAGGGTATAAGCTGTATCTCGATGAGGAGTGA
- a CDS encoding sensor histidine kinase, with protein MNRRSAALYLRDRITFVIVYVLMIGFGVGIMLLEEKRYSGVVDLGNKYYFVVLSLFFVLLWLAVDYTRQRDYYKQLRHATECTGELQAAAIVQSVVTCEQRLVSQLLAAQQSAYLHELGKYRRQQELHNHFVLQWVHHMKTPVSVIDLLAQEALQQIPSTVEDQKQLVLSMQEEADRMARGLEMMLYTARLDKFEIDLHLKKTSLREMIRTIINAHKRLFIRHSLFPRIEGDAWVETDEKWMTFVVNQFVSNAIKYRKNKPGAKKIVFQLEERAGGGSKLSVTDEGIGIAPHDLSRIFDPFFTGENGRAAGESTGMGLYLAKQVCGRLGHRLTVKSDLGVGTTFTVIFEPQGIHVFGNTASGDKHTK; from the coding sequence ATGAATAGAAGGTCGGCGGCTTTATATTTGCGTGATCGGATTACGTTTGTGATTGTTTATGTGCTGATGATCGGATTTGGCGTCGGGATTATGCTTCTGGAAGAAAAGCGATATTCAGGCGTGGTAGATTTGGGCAACAAATATTATTTTGTCGTGCTCAGCTTGTTCTTTGTCTTGCTCTGGCTGGCTGTTGACTATACTCGGCAGAGGGATTATTACAAGCAACTAAGACATGCGACTGAATGCACTGGTGAATTGCAGGCAGCAGCGATTGTACAATCCGTGGTTACGTGTGAGCAACGACTTGTTTCGCAGTTATTGGCGGCGCAGCAAAGTGCTTATTTACATGAACTTGGCAAGTATCGTCGTCAGCAGGAGTTACATAATCATTTTGTCTTGCAGTGGGTGCATCATATGAAGACACCTGTGTCAGTTATCGATTTGCTTGCGCAGGAAGCATTACAGCAGATACCTTCAACGGTAGAGGATCAGAAGCAATTGGTTCTCAGTATGCAGGAAGAAGCTGACCGGATGGCGAGAGGTCTGGAAATGATGCTGTACACAGCTAGGCTCGACAAGTTCGAAATCGATCTTCATCTAAAAAAGACATCGCTTCGAGAAATGATTCGAACCATTATCAATGCGCATAAGCGACTATTTATCCGCCATTCCCTCTTTCCACGGATAGAGGGCGACGCATGGGTAGAAACGGATGAGAAATGGATGACTTTTGTAGTCAATCAATTCGTTAGCAATGCGATTAAATACAGGAAGAACAAACCTGGCGCAAAGAAAATCGTTTTTCAGCTTGAAGAGAGAGCTGGCGGAGGAAGCAAGCTGAGCGTGACGGATGAAGGAATCGGAATAGCACCACACGATCTGTCACGTATATTCGATCCCTTCTTCACAGGGGAAAACGGAAGAGCAGCAGGAGAGTCGACGGGAATGGGCCTGTATTTGGCCAAACAGGTGTGCGGTAGGCTTGGCCACCGATTGACGGTCAAGTCGGATTTGGGCGTCGGAACAACGTTTACAGTCATTTTTGAACCCCAAGGCATACATGTTTTTGGTAATACAGCAAGTGGAGACAAACATACCAAGTGA
- a CDS encoding ABC transporter ATP-binding protein: MSVLKAEGLGKIYSSKGNVVYQALEGIDLQVEAGEFVGVMGPSGSGKTTLLNLLATIDRPTSGLLEINGVDPSKLSDKKLSLFRRRELGFIFQDFNLLDTLSIKDNIILPLVLEGISPTHIRERLIPISERLEIAHVLGKRTYEVSGGQKQRAAIARAIIHQPSLILADELTGNLDSKAAKDVMESLKEINEQIKATVLMVTHDPFSASYCQRIVFIKDGRLFSEIRRSTNRQAFFQQILDALSVLGGNFDDVPFARA, encoded by the coding sequence ATGAGTGTACTTAAAGCAGAAGGGCTCGGAAAAATATACAGCTCGAAAGGAAACGTCGTTTATCAGGCACTAGAAGGTATCGATTTGCAGGTAGAGGCTGGCGAATTTGTCGGTGTCATGGGGCCGTCGGGAAGTGGGAAGACGACGTTGCTCAATCTTCTGGCAACCATTGACCGTCCAACATCTGGACTGCTTGAAATTAATGGTGTTGACCCCAGTAAGCTGAGTGATAAAAAGCTCTCGCTGTTCAGGCGGAGAGAGCTCGGCTTTATCTTTCAGGATTTCAACCTGCTCGATACACTTTCGATCAAGGATAACATTATTTTGCCACTTGTACTGGAAGGTATTTCTCCCACACATATCCGGGAGAGACTGATTCCGATCTCCGAAAGACTTGAGATTGCTCATGTATTGGGGAAGCGTACGTATGAAGTGTCTGGTGGACAGAAACAACGCGCAGCCATAGCCCGGGCCATTATTCACCAGCCGTCATTGATACTTGCCGATGAATTGACTGGAAATCTGGATTCGAAGGCAGCAAAAGACGTGATGGAATCTTTGAAGGAAATAAACGAGCAAATAAAGGCTACTGTACTTATGGTGACGCACGACCCATTTTCGGCGAGTTATTGCCAGCGCATTGTGTTCATAAAAGACGGCAGGCTTTTTTCTGAAATACGACGAAGCACAAACAGGCAAGCGTTTTTCCAACAAATATTGGATGCGCTGAGCGTACTGGGAGGGAACTTTGATGACGTTCCGTTCGCTCGCGCTTAA
- a CDS encoding FtsX-like permease family protein, whose translation MTFRSLALKNIRGKWRAYSAFFMSSVFSVMIFYLYAAFLAHPDVASGKILAADKVRQGIVFCEYIIAIFSLLFVFYSNSAFMKTRKQEFGLFSLFGMTRMQLRWLVLYENAAIAVLAIGTGLGLGILFSKLFFLTLAVLLGMKDTISFTIPIKAVWLTAGCFFLLFTLISLWTVIRIGRTEIVDLLKSLREPKGHLVWSPWLALLSLFCLGAAYSMALRLDETHFDLMVFLILLTVIAGTYLFFTQFSIYLLGVIQRRQSVYYNRTNMILLAQLSYKIKDNARMLFIVSILSALILTVSGSFYILGVAAHYQDFHTQHRDVQEMISLAIFIGLFISFLFFIASGSMIYFKLFTE comes from the coding sequence ATGACGTTCCGTTCGCTCGCGCTTAAAAATATACGAGGAAAATGGAGGGCGTACAGCGCTTTTTTTATGAGCAGTGTGTTTTCCGTCATGATCTTCTATCTATACGCTGCTTTCCTTGCACATCCCGATGTGGCAAGCGGCAAGATTCTAGCAGCGGATAAAGTAAGACAGGGCATCGTGTTCTGCGAATACATCATCGCTATCTTTTCGCTTCTTTTCGTATTCTACTCCAACTCTGCGTTTATGAAGACTAGAAAGCAAGAGTTTGGCTTGTTCTCTTTGTTCGGAATGACCCGTATGCAACTTCGCTGGCTAGTCCTCTACGAAAATGCAGCTATCGCCGTTTTGGCGATTGGCACCGGCCTCGGCCTGGGCATCTTGTTCAGCAAACTGTTCTTTTTGACCCTTGCTGTTTTGCTAGGAATGAAAGATACGATTTCTTTCACCATTCCGATCAAAGCAGTGTGGCTAACGGCTGGATGTTTCTTCTTGTTGTTCACGCTCATTTCGCTGTGGACTGTAATACGGATCGGTCGTACAGAAATCGTTGATTTACTCAAGTCTCTGCGGGAGCCAAAAGGGCACCTCGTTTGGTCGCCATGGCTCGCTCTTTTGTCGCTCTTTTGCCTGGGAGCTGCCTATAGCATGGCGCTCAGGCTAGACGAAACACATTTCGATCTGATGGTGTTCCTTATCTTGCTTACGGTGATCGCCGGTACCTATCTTTTCTTCACACAGTTTAGCATATACTTACTGGGAGTTATTCAGAGAAGGCAAAGCGTCTACTATAATCGAACGAACATGATTTTGTTGGCCCAGCTCAGTTATAAGATCAAGGACAACGCGCGAATGCTGTTCATCGTATCGATTTTGAGCGCGTTGATTCTAACGGTATCAGGGTCATTTTACATTTTAGGCGTAGCTGCGCACTATCAAGACTTTCATACCCAACACCGTGATGTCCAGGAAATGATCTCGCTTGCCATATTTATCGGTCTGTTTATCAGCTTCCTGTTCTTTATCGCATCTGGTAGTATGATATACTTCAAGCTATTTACGGAATAG
- a CDS encoding peptide ABC transporter substrate-binding protein codes for MKKWLLGLSGAALLFSLVTGCSTNPPENAQPASGTQTTTQPAKPAETASTEPMVLHWSVTGEPPTMDPGIATDASSMDMINLAFEGLTAVDRQGQMINAVAESYTNSPDFTQFHFTLRKDAKWSNGDPVTAHDFEYAIKRNLDPKTASGYAYQLFYIKGGEEFFNGTGKAEDVAVKATDDYTLDFTLRSPTPFFRELTSFTTYFPLHKKSIESNPKWAGEASSIVGNGPFVIDTWEHKAKLAFSKSLTYWDKTNVKLDRIEIVVIEDNNTALSMFENGDLDWGGYPSFGLSPDAIGQIKEEGKLVVADNPGTKAVIFNTQKPPFTNKKIRQAFAYSIDRKLLIDNILQTGVPAAYGWVPTSMGLNPDGYFKEDLEKAKQLLAEGMQELGLKEFPKVTYYYDTGETDKKIAQALQDEWKKTLGINIDIRTSEWKVFNSDVQSGKFDFGIWLWGADFNDPINFLEMYKDKEGGNNVVRFDNKEYRDLLNKSYYETDPEKRKKLMFDAETILMEEMPLAPLHFRGNAYVKNDKVKDFVIFPLGGSYFKYAYIEK; via the coding sequence ATGAAAAAATGGCTACTAGGTTTATCTGGAGCGGCATTACTCTTTAGTCTTGTAACAGGATGCAGTACGAATCCACCAGAGAACGCACAGCCTGCTTCCGGGACACAAACCACTACACAACCTGCAAAGCCTGCCGAAACTGCCTCAACGGAACCGATGGTCCTACATTGGAGTGTCACCGGTGAACCGCCGACCATGGACCCAGGCATTGCAACTGACGCCTCTTCTATGGATATGATCAATCTCGCCTTTGAAGGGTTAACCGCTGTTGATCGGCAAGGCCAAATGATCAATGCCGTGGCGGAAAGCTACACCAACTCTCCAGACTTTACCCAGTTTCACTTTACGCTCCGTAAAGATGCCAAGTGGAGCAATGGCGACCCTGTTACCGCTCATGATTTTGAATACGCGATCAAACGAAACCTCGATCCTAAAACGGCTTCCGGGTATGCCTATCAGCTCTTCTATATCAAAGGCGGCGAGGAATTCTTCAACGGAACAGGAAAGGCAGAAGATGTCGCCGTCAAAGCAACAGACGACTATACGCTTGATTTCACCCTGCGCTCGCCAACGCCCTTTTTCCGTGAGCTGACTTCCTTCACTACCTATTTTCCCCTCCATAAGAAATCGATCGAGAGCAATCCAAAGTGGGCTGGTGAAGCTTCCTCCATCGTCGGAAATGGTCCGTTTGTGATCGACACCTGGGAACATAAGGCTAAGCTCGCCTTCAGCAAAAGCCTGACGTATTGGGATAAAACCAATGTCAAGCTGGACCGCATCGAAATTGTCGTGATTGAAGATAACAATACGGCGCTGTCCATGTTTGAAAATGGAGACTTGGATTGGGGCGGATACCCGTCATTTGGCTTATCACCTGATGCGATTGGACAAATCAAGGAAGAAGGCAAGCTGGTCGTTGCCGATAACCCTGGGACCAAAGCAGTCATCTTTAATACACAGAAGCCGCCGTTTACCAATAAGAAGATTCGCCAGGCTTTCGCCTATTCTATCGATCGCAAATTGCTGATTGATAACATCCTGCAAACAGGAGTCCCTGCCGCATACGGGTGGGTTCCGACTTCTATGGGGCTAAATCCAGATGGATATTTTAAGGAAGACCTAGAAAAAGCGAAGCAGCTGCTCGCCGAAGGGATGCAAGAGTTGGGATTAAAAGAGTTCCCCAAAGTCACCTATTACTACGACACCGGAGAAACAGACAAAAAGATTGCACAAGCGCTGCAAGACGAATGGAAAAAGACACTGGGCATCAACATCGACATCCGCACATCTGAATGGAAAGTATTTAACTCTGACGTCCAGAGCGGAAAATTCGACTTCGGCATTTGGCTGTGGGGAGCTGACTTTAATGACCCGATCAACTTCCTCGAGATGTACAAAGACAAGGAAGGCGGCAACAACGTGGTTCGCTTCGACAATAAAGAATATCGCGATCTTTTGAACAAAAGCTACTACGAAACCGATCCAGAAAAACGCAAAAAGCTGATGTTTGACGCCGAAACAATTTTAATGGAAGAAATGCCGCTTGCTCCTCTGCACTTCCGTGGGAATGCGTATGTAAAGAACGATAAAGTGAAAGACTTTGTCATTTTCCCATTAGGCGGTTCTTACTTTAAATATGCGTATATAGAGAAATAA
- a CDS encoding MurR/RpiR family transcriptional regulator, with the protein MLTKTFLDLIREKFPNLSPGQKKVAEFLVASLEQSSLYTISQIGREVGVSETTVIRLAYALGLNSFSEMQKMIRQEWLSQKQSTTNSHSMSEKEEVTVTNFFSHSIEQEKKILDSLRNQIREEDIWRTAELLIRADRIFIGGFRETYTAAYWLSYKLNQLRDNIYVSSPTGYIPETLCNFSEKSVVLLMSLPRYSKEALILADQARKERATLIAITDRHLSPIGQLASITLTTGENTEIFSDHVLPLLSISQLIVMGMHQRDPKNIRERQEKMEQIYNHTGIFIE; encoded by the coding sequence ATGTTAACGAAGACATTTCTAGACTTAATCAGGGAAAAATTCCCCAATCTCTCTCCTGGACAAAAAAAAGTTGCAGAATTTTTAGTTGCTTCCTTGGAACAAAGCTCGCTTTATACCATTTCTCAGATTGGACGTGAAGTTGGTGTTAGTGAAACAACAGTCATACGTCTTGCTTATGCGTTAGGTTTAAATAGCTTTTCTGAGATGCAAAAGATGATTAGACAAGAGTGGCTCAGCCAAAAACAATCCACTACTAATTCTCATTCAATGTCTGAAAAAGAAGAAGTTACAGTTACCAACTTTTTTTCTCATTCCATCGAACAAGAAAAAAAAATATTGGATAGCCTACGTAATCAAATAAGAGAAGAGGATATATGGAGAACAGCAGAACTGTTAATTCGTGCAGACCGAATTTTCATAGGTGGATTTCGGGAAACGTATACGGCTGCTTACTGGCTATCCTATAAATTGAATCAGCTTCGGGATAATATCTACGTGTCTTCCCCAACAGGATATATTCCCGAGACATTATGCAATTTTAGCGAAAAATCAGTTGTGCTCTTGATGTCACTTCCACGCTACTCTAAAGAAGCTCTTATCTTGGCTGACCAAGCAAGAAAAGAAAGGGCAACTTTAATAGCCATAACGGATAGGCATTTATCACCAATCGGCCAACTTGCATCTATTACATTGACTACGGGTGAAAATACAGAGATCTTCTCAGATCATGTCTTACCTCTCCTTAGTATATCTCAGTTAATCGTGATGGGAATGCATCAAAGAGATCCAAAAAACATTAGAGAAAGGCAAGAAAAAATGGAACAAATTTACAACCATACAGGGATATTTATAGAGTGA
- a CDS encoding M15 family metallopeptidase produces the protein MDNKAYYELLESKFPTYKEFTVIPVRDNGEPLVPIGAEFSGKVYILEDYKQFTGEQIFVRSQVLKMLVQAQKELKALRPDYDLEILCGYRHPEIQERIHSEHKNWLKEHGPHLEGDELTEAAHRFAAAPDVAGHPTGGAVDVQIVGPDGAPIDMGPAFEPSKDVYVFSPFVERAVWKNRQLLRNCMVKAGFAPFDGEWWHFAYGDREWASYYGKPEAIYQQIRFQL, from the coding sequence ATGGATAATAAGGCCTATTATGAATTGCTGGAAAGCAAATTCCCTACGTACAAAGAATTTACCGTCATTCCGGTTCGCGACAACGGCGAACCACTGGTGCCGATTGGAGCGGAATTCTCCGGAAAAGTCTATATTCTGGAAGATTACAAACAATTCACCGGCGAGCAAATCTTCGTACGTTCCCAGGTACTGAAAATGCTTGTGCAAGCGCAAAAAGAGCTGAAGGCACTCCGGCCGGACTACGATTTGGAGATTCTCTGCGGGTATCGCCATCCCGAAATTCAGGAAAGAATCCATAGCGAGCACAAAAATTGGCTGAAAGAACATGGGCCGCACCTGGAGGGCGACGAGCTGACCGAGGCAGCGCATCGCTTCGCTGCCGCTCCCGACGTCGCCGGACATCCGACAGGCGGTGCGGTGGACGTGCAGATCGTCGGTCCGGATGGTGCGCCCATCGACATGGGACCTGCCTTTGAGCCGAGCAAGGACGTGTATGTGTTTTCTCCGTTTGTCGAGAGAGCAGTGTGGAAAAACCGGCAATTATTGCGGAATTGCATGGTCAAGGCCGGGTTTGCTCCGTTTGACGGCGAGTGGTGGCATTTTGCCTACGGGGACCGGGAATGGGCGAGCTATTACGGCAAGCCAGAGGCGATTTACCAACAAATTCGCTTTCAACTGTAA